In Agromyces sp. SYSU T00194, a genomic segment contains:
- a CDS encoding ABC transporter ATP-binding protein, with the protein MTVAGTHAAAPAAVVADGWGWRHAGRRSWAVDALELRIAPGERVLLLGASGSGKSTLLHGLAGVLGGEEEGDARGRLLVGGRPAAAGTAALVLQDPDAQVVLARVGDDVAFGCENLGVPREQIWPRVRESLDAVGLDLPLDHPTSHLSGGQKQRLALAGALAMRPGLLLLDEPTANLDPAGVREVRDAVDRVTRESGATLVVVEHRVDAWLPVVDRVVVLGPAGAVVADGAPGEVLARRADELAADGIWLPGRRLLPDRDPQAGGAVLLDADDLGVGRAPATAVLSGVDLEVRAGRATCVTGPNGIGKSTLALALAGLVAPVEGRLEASAALARGAAAEPHRWRSKQLLSRIGTVFQDPEHQFLTGRVRDELAVGPRAQRVADAEIRTRVDELLARLRLDRFAEANPYTLSGGQKRRLSVATVLASRPDVLVLDEPTFGQDATTWAELVTMLGGLRDDGHALVAVTHDEQVVDALADHRLDLAPEGVRA; encoded by the coding sequence GTGACCGTCGCAGGCACCCACGCCGCCGCCCCCGCCGCGGTCGTCGCCGACGGCTGGGGGTGGCGGCACGCGGGCCGCCGGTCGTGGGCGGTTGACGCGCTCGAGCTGCGGATCGCACCGGGGGAGCGCGTCCTGCTGCTCGGGGCATCCGGCTCCGGCAAGTCCACCCTGCTGCACGGCCTCGCGGGCGTGCTCGGGGGCGAGGAGGAGGGCGACGCGCGCGGCCGCCTGCTCGTGGGCGGACGTCCCGCAGCCGCGGGCACTGCCGCGCTCGTGCTGCAGGACCCCGACGCCCAGGTCGTGCTCGCCCGCGTCGGCGACGACGTCGCGTTCGGCTGCGAGAACCTCGGGGTGCCGCGCGAGCAGATCTGGCCGCGCGTACGCGAGTCGCTCGACGCCGTCGGGCTCGACCTGCCGCTCGACCACCCGACCTCGCACCTCTCCGGCGGGCAGAAGCAGCGGCTCGCCCTCGCCGGCGCGCTCGCGATGCGCCCCGGGTTGCTGCTCCTCGACGAGCCGACCGCCAACCTCGATCCCGCGGGTGTGCGCGAGGTGCGCGACGCCGTCGACCGCGTGACGCGCGAGTCGGGCGCCACGCTCGTCGTCGTGGAGCACCGCGTCGACGCCTGGCTGCCGGTCGTCGACCGCGTGGTGGTGCTCGGCCCCGCCGGAGCGGTCGTCGCCGACGGCGCGCCGGGCGAGGTGCTCGCGCGGCGCGCCGACGAACTGGCCGCCGACGGCATCTGGCTGCCCGGGCGCCGACTGCTGCCCGACCGCGATCCGCAGGCCGGCGGCGCCGTATTGCTCGACGCCGACGACCTCGGCGTGGGGCGCGCTCCGGCGACGGCGGTGCTGTCCGGTGTGGACCTCGAGGTGCGTGCGGGCCGGGCGACCTGCGTGACCGGTCCCAACGGCATCGGGAAGTCGACGCTCGCCCTCGCCCTCGCGGGGCTGGTCGCGCCCGTGGAGGGCCGGCTCGAGGCATCCGCCGCCCTCGCCCGCGGCGCCGCAGCCGAGCCGCACCGCTGGCGCTCGAAGCAGCTGCTCTCCCGCATCGGCACGGTCTTCCAAGACCCCGAGCACCAGTTCCTCACCGGACGCGTGCGCGACGAACTCGCCGTGGGACCCCGGGCGCAGCGCGTGGCCGACGCCGAGATCCGCACCCGGGTCGACGAGTTGCTCGCGCGCCTGCGGCTCGACCGCTTCGCCGAGGCCAACCCGTACACGCTCTCCGGCGGGCAGAAGCGACGCCTCTCCGTGGCGACCGTGCTCGCCTCGCGCCCGGACGTGCTCGTGCTCGACGAGCCGACCTTCGGGCAGGACGCCACGACGTGGGCGGAGCTCGTGACGATGCTCGGCGGCCTCCGCGACGACGGCCACGCGCTCGTCGCGGTCACCCACGACGAGCAGGTCGTCGATGCGCTGGCCGACCACCGACTCGACCTCGCACCCGAGGGGGTGCGCGCGTGA
- a CDS encoding ECF transporter S component: MHATTSTTPSTGTGRPARSLRWRVVDIVVASVVGVAVGVVFWAWGLAWNGVSAPIEALLPGLQAAPAAVWLIAGVLGALIIRKPGAALYTETVAAVVSALIGSQWGGFLTIEAGLVQGLGAELIFLLFLYRKWNLPVALLAGAGAGLAMAINDLVLWYAGAAPAFATIYAISAVVGGAVIAGLLSWLAVRGLASTGALSRFAAGREARVAD; this comes from the coding sequence GTGCACGCAACCACGTCCACCACCCCCTCCACCGGAACGGGCCGTCCGGCCCGATCGCTCCGCTGGCGCGTCGTCGACATCGTCGTCGCCAGCGTCGTGGGCGTCGCCGTCGGCGTCGTCTTCTGGGCCTGGGGCCTCGCCTGGAACGGCGTCAGCGCGCCGATCGAGGCGCTCCTGCCCGGCCTGCAGGCCGCGCCGGCCGCCGTCTGGCTGATCGCCGGCGTGCTCGGCGCGCTCATCATCCGCAAGCCCGGCGCGGCGCTCTACACCGAGACCGTCGCGGCGGTCGTGTCGGCCCTCATCGGCAGCCAGTGGGGCGGCTTCCTCACCATCGAGGCCGGCCTGGTGCAGGGCCTCGGCGCCGAGCTCATCTTCCTGCTGTTCCTCTACCGGAAGTGGAACCTGCCCGTCGCCCTCCTCGCGGGTGCGGGTGCCGGACTCGCCATGGCGATCAACGACCTCGTCCTCTGGTACGCCGGAGCCGCACCCGCGTTCGCGACCATCTACGCGATCTCCGCGGTGGTCGGCGGCGCGGTCATCGCCGGCCTGCTGTCCTGGCTCGCCGTGCGCGGCCTCGCCTCGACCGGGGCCCTCAGCCGGTTCGCCGCCGGCCGCGAGGCACGGGTCGCCGACTGA
- a CDS encoding DNA polymerase IV: MSRQDGSGRQVTTGPVDDSGTPILHVDMDAFFASVELLRRPELRGKPVIVGGGGQRGVVSAASYEARKYGVYSAMSMALALRKCPNAEVVPVDMPRYAAVSKQVMAIFEEITPHVEKLSIDEAFLDVSGARRLHGSPAEIAWTIRTRVREELGLPCSVGVAATKFVAKVASGRAKPDGLLVVPADRTLAFLHPLPVSALWGVGRVTEESLARLGLRTVADVAATPLEALERAVGPAVGNKLHLLSHGVDPRDVSTERVEKSIGHEQTFRHDLTDPDDLRRVLLRQSEDVAVRLRRAGLLGRTIVLKLRYTDFRTVTRSRTLGEPTDVAKRIYDEVCAALDALDVVGERVRLVGVRAEQLRPSGAAASLWDPDEDWRAAERTVDRLTERFGRGAVRPAALVRRGEHDRVEPQRGAVDPFLG; the protein is encoded by the coding sequence ATGAGCAGGCAGGACGGCAGCGGCCGGCAGGTCACGACCGGACCGGTCGACGACTCCGGCACGCCCATCCTGCACGTCGACATGGACGCCTTCTTCGCGTCGGTCGAGCTGCTGCGCCGTCCCGAGCTCCGGGGCAAGCCCGTGATCGTGGGCGGCGGAGGCCAGCGCGGCGTCGTCTCGGCGGCGAGCTATGAGGCCCGCAAGTACGGCGTCTACTCGGCCATGTCGATGGCGCTGGCCCTCCGCAAATGCCCGAACGCCGAGGTCGTGCCGGTCGACATGCCGCGCTACGCGGCGGTCTCGAAGCAGGTCATGGCCATCTTCGAGGAGATCACGCCGCACGTCGAGAAGCTCTCGATCGACGAGGCCTTCCTCGACGTCTCGGGCGCACGCCGCCTGCACGGCTCGCCCGCCGAGATCGCCTGGACCATCCGCACCCGCGTGCGCGAGGAGCTCGGGCTGCCCTGCTCGGTCGGGGTCGCCGCGACGAAGTTCGTCGCGAAGGTGGCATCCGGCCGCGCCAAGCCCGACGGGCTGCTCGTCGTGCCCGCCGACCGCACGCTCGCGTTCCTGCACCCGCTGCCGGTGTCGGCGCTCTGGGGCGTCGGGCGCGTCACCGAGGAGTCGCTCGCGCGGCTCGGGCTGCGCACCGTCGCCGACGTCGCCGCGACCCCGCTCGAGGCGCTCGAGCGGGCGGTCGGGCCGGCGGTCGGCAACAAGCTGCACCTCCTGTCGCACGGCGTCGACCCGCGCGACGTGTCGACCGAGCGCGTCGAGAAGAGCATCGGCCACGAGCAGACGTTCCGCCACGACCTGACCGACCCCGACGACCTCCGCCGGGTGCTGCTGCGCCAGTCGGAGGACGTCGCCGTGCGCCTGCGCCGGGCCGGGCTGCTGGGTCGCACGATCGTGCTGAAGCTGCGCTACACCGACTTCCGCACCGTGACCCGATCGCGCACCCTCGGAGAGCCGACGGATGTGGCGAAGCGCATCTACGACGAGGTGTGCGCCGCGCTCGACGCGCTCGACGTGGTGGGGGAGCGCGTGCGCCTGGTCGGCGTGCGTGCCGAGCAGCTGCGCCCCTCCGGTGCCGCCGCGAGCCTCTGGGACCCCGACGAGGACTGGCGCGCGGCCGAGCGCACGGTCGACCGGCTCACCGAGCGGTTCGGCCGCGGTGCCGTGCGCCCCGCGGCACTCGTGCGACGCGGCGAGCACGACCGCGTGGAGCCGCAGCGCGGCGCGGTCGACCCGTTCCTCGGCTGA
- a CDS encoding MarR family winged helix-turn-helix transcriptional regulator, with protein sequence MALEQPDLGALVGYRLKHVQSLLRARMDGELRPLGLTTPQYVCLELLSRTPGASNSELARGAFVTRQTMNALLVALEHRGLIVRAERAPTGRALPTKLTPAGAEMLARAADVVGAIESRMIGGLSSEQVAGLQSALAACAEALEA encoded by the coding sequence ATGGCCCTCGAGCAGCCCGACCTCGGCGCCCTAGTGGGGTACCGGTTGAAGCACGTGCAGTCCCTGCTCCGCGCCCGCATGGACGGCGAGCTCCGCCCACTCGGCCTCACCACGCCGCAGTACGTCTGCCTCGAGCTGCTGAGCCGCACACCGGGCGCCTCCAACTCCGAGCTGGCGAGGGGCGCCTTCGTCACCCGGCAGACGATGAACGCGCTGCTGGTCGCGCTCGAGCACCGAGGGCTGATCGTTCGCGCCGAGCGCGCGCCGACGGGGCGGGCGCTGCCGACGAAGCTGACCCCGGCGGGCGCCGAGATGCTCGCGCGAGCGGCGGACGTCGTCGGCGCGATCGAGTCGCGCATGATCGGCGGACTCTCGAGCGAACAGGTCGCCGGGCTCCAGTCCGCGCTGGCGGCGTGCGCGGAGGCCCTCGAGGCCTAG
- a CDS encoding VOC family protein: MAITGPDFIALQVRDLERSATFYESALGLRRAPAAPGGAVVFATVPVPFAVREPLPGVDLDDGRPGNGVALWLAGQEVQSLHDDLAAAGTPIVRAPEPTPFGLAFTFQDPDGYAVTVHERA; the protein is encoded by the coding sequence ATGGCCATCACCGGTCCCGACTTCATCGCCCTGCAGGTCCGCGACCTGGAGCGGTCCGCGACGTTCTACGAGTCCGCCCTCGGGCTGCGCCGCGCTCCGGCCGCGCCCGGCGGCGCGGTCGTGTTCGCCACCGTGCCGGTGCCGTTCGCGGTGCGCGAGCCGCTGCCGGGCGTCGACCTCGACGACGGACGCCCCGGCAACGGCGTCGCACTCTGGCTGGCCGGCCAGGAGGTGCAGTCGCTCCACGACGACCTCGCCGCCGCGGGCACGCCGATCGTGCGTGCGCCCGAGCCGACGCCGTTCGGGCTGGCGTTCACGTTCCAGGACCCGGACGGCTACGCCGTCACCGTGCACGAGCGGGCCTGA
- the gatB gene encoding Asp-tRNA(Asn)/Glu-tRNA(Gln) amidotransferase subunit GatB: MARAELMDFDQALELFEPVIGLEVHVELNTRTKMFSPAPNPANAAYHDAEPNTLVSPVCLGLPGSLPVVNGDAVRKSISLGLALGCSIAESSRFARKNYFYPDLAKDYQISQYDEPIAHDGEVEVEISDGRVFRVPIERAHMEEDAGKLTHVGGATGRIQGAEYSLVDYNRAGVPLVEIVTRPIFGAEADAPEVARAYVSTIRDIALSLGISEARMERGNLRCDANVSLRPRGQEALGIRTETKNVNSFRSIERAVRYEIQRQAAILAKGGSITQETRHWHEDTGTTSPGRPKSDADDYRYFPEPDLLPVVPAAELVEELRAALPEAPAARRRRLKAEWGFTDLEFQDVANGGLLNEVAETIGAGATPAAARKWWTGEVTRLANAADTDAASLVTPAQVAELAALVDAGTLTDRLARQVLEGVVAGEGSPQEVVDARGLAVVSDDGPLIAAIDEALAAQPDVLAKIRDGKVQAAGAIIGAVMKAMRGQADAARVRELILERAAADA; encoded by the coding sequence ATGGCCCGCGCAGAACTGATGGACTTCGACCAGGCACTCGAGCTCTTCGAGCCGGTCATCGGCCTCGAGGTGCACGTCGAGCTCAACACCCGCACGAAGATGTTCTCGCCGGCGCCGAACCCGGCGAACGCCGCGTACCACGACGCCGAGCCGAACACGCTCGTCTCGCCGGTCTGCCTCGGCCTGCCGGGCTCGCTGCCGGTCGTGAACGGCGACGCGGTGCGCAAGTCGATCAGCCTGGGCCTCGCGCTCGGCTGCAGCATCGCGGAGTCGAGCCGCTTCGCACGGAAGAACTACTTCTACCCCGACCTCGCGAAGGACTACCAGATCTCGCAGTACGACGAGCCGATCGCGCACGACGGCGAGGTCGAGGTCGAGATCTCCGACGGCCGCGTCTTCCGCGTGCCGATCGAGCGCGCCCACATGGAGGAGGACGCCGGCAAGCTGACCCACGTCGGCGGCGCCACCGGCCGCATCCAGGGCGCCGAGTACTCGCTCGTCGACTACAACCGCGCCGGCGTGCCGCTCGTCGAGATCGTGACGCGTCCCATCTTCGGTGCCGAGGCGGATGCCCCGGAGGTCGCGAGGGCGTACGTGTCGACGATCCGCGACATCGCGCTCTCGCTCGGCATCTCCGAGGCCCGCATGGAGCGGGGCAACCTCCGCTGCGACGCCAACGTGTCCCTCCGCCCGCGCGGACAGGAGGCGCTCGGCATCCGCACCGAGACCAAGAACGTGAACTCGTTCCGTTCGATCGAGCGCGCCGTGCGCTACGAGATCCAGCGCCAGGCGGCGATCCTCGCGAAGGGCGGCTCCATCACGCAGGAGACCCGCCACTGGCACGAGGACACCGGCACCACGAGCCCGGGCCGGCCGAAGTCCGACGCCGACGACTACCGGTACTTCCCCGAGCCCGACCTGCTGCCGGTCGTGCCGGCAGCCGAGCTGGTCGAGGAGCTTCGCGCCGCGCTGCCCGAGGCGCCCGCCGCGCGGCGGCGGCGCCTGAAGGCCGAGTGGGGCTTCACCGACCTCGAGTTCCAGGACGTCGCCAACGGCGGCCTGCTGAACGAGGTCGCCGAGACCATCGGCGCGGGCGCGACGCCGGCCGCCGCCCGCAAGTGGTGGACCGGTGAGGTCACCCGCCTCGCGAACGCCGCCGACACCGACGCTGCGAGCCTCGTGACGCCTGCCCAGGTGGCCGAGCTGGCCGCCCTGGTCGACGCCGGCACGCTCACCGACCGCTTGGCGCGTCAGGTGCTCGAGGGCGTCGTCGCGGGCGAGGGCTCGCCCCAGGAGGTCGTCGATGCGCGCGGGCTGGCGGTCGTCTCCGACGACGGTCCGCTCATCGCGGCCATCGACGAGGCGCTCGCCGCCCAGCCCGACGTGCTCGCGAAGATCCGCGACGGCAAGGTGCAGGCCGCCGGCGCGATCATCGGCGCGGTCATGAAGGCCATGCGTGGCCAGGCGGATGCCGCGCGCGTGCGCGAGCTCATCCTGGAGCGCGCCGCGGCCGACGCGTAG